The window ATTGTGCGGGCAGCATTTAAGGTTCCGCCCGTTGCAATTAAGTCGTCGAGTAAAAGAATATTTTGCCCCTTAATTACATCGCTTTTATGTACTTCCACGGCGGCTTCGCCGTATTCAAGTTTATAGGAGCATGAATAAGTTTCTCCCGGCAGTTTTCCTTTTTTACGTATGAGAATTAACGGGATTCCCATTCTGTCCGCAAAGGGTGCCGCAAAGATAAACCCGCGAGCTTCAATTGCCGCAACGGCATCTATTTTTTCATTTTTGTACATTTCGGTCATTTTATCCAAACAATAACCGAAAACCTTAGGATTAACCAAAATGCCTGTTATATCATAAAACAGTATTCCTTTTTTTGGGAAATCAGGAATACGCCTAATGGCGGCATCAATAATTTTGTCTTTCATATTACGATATTTTAATCTTTATTTTTATAATGGTCAAGAATGTATAAAGCATTTTATGTCAAATTGTCTGTAATTTTACCGTATGAATGAATAAGGCCTTGGGAATTTTTAAAAAATAAAAATTTTTATGGAAAATTGCAGGTCAATAGCTTTCAGCTTCTCGGTTGACAAATTATTGTTTATCATGTATAAAGATATATATAATAATTGTTTGGATTTGCGGCGGAATGTTTTTTTATGATATAAACGATAAGAGTATTCAAGTTTCTTTTAAAAGGGCTGTTATTGAAGGGTTTAATGCCGATACGGGCGGCGTATTTATGCCTTCACAAATTGATAAATTAAGCCCTTCTATGATTTACCGTAACCCGCCTCCGTCTTTTCGAGATATAGTTTTTGAAGTTGCAAAGATGTTTTGCGGAAGTGAAATACCTGATAATGATTTAATGTCCGTTATAGCCCAATTTTATCCGTATAAAATTCCTATAACGCCTATTGCACAGACTACAT is drawn from Treponema pedis and contains these coding sequences:
- a CDS encoding adenine phosphoribosyltransferase, with product MKDKIIDAAIRRIPDFPKKGILFYDITGILVNPKVFGYCLDKMTEMYKNEKIDAVAAIEARGFIFAAPFADRMGIPLILIRKKGKLPGETYSCSYKLEYGEAAVEVHKSDVIKGQNILLLDDLIATGGTLNAARTILEEGGAKVAGFLGVVGLPFLNYSQVLGNTPVKTLIEYDSE